One region of Enterobacter ludwigii genomic DNA includes:
- a CDS encoding DeoR/GlpR family transcriptional regulator yields MKQTQRHDAIIELVKKQGYVSTEELVEQFAVSPQTIRRDLNDLADQNRILRHHGGAALPSSSVNTSWHDRKATQTAEKERIARKVASQIPNGATLFIDIGTTPEAVAHALLDHENLRVVTNNLNVANTLMQKDDFRIILAGGELRSRDGGIIGEATLDFISQFRLDFGILGISGIDSDGSLLEFDYHEVRTKRAIIENSRHVMLVVDHSKFGRNAMVNMGSISMVDAVYTDVMPPAGVMQVIKDNNLQLELC; encoded by the coding sequence ATGAAACAAACACAACGTCATGACGCCATTATCGAACTGGTAAAAAAACAGGGATACGTCAGTACTGAAGAGCTGGTTGAGCAGTTTGCCGTCAGCCCGCAAACCATCCGTCGTGACCTGAACGATCTGGCCGATCAGAACCGTATTCTGCGCCACCACGGCGGGGCGGCGCTGCCGTCCAGCTCGGTCAACACCTCCTGGCACGATCGTAAAGCCACGCAGACGGCAGAGAAAGAACGCATTGCCCGTAAGGTCGCCAGCCAGATCCCTAACGGGGCGACGCTGTTTATTGATATCGGCACCACGCCGGAAGCGGTCGCCCATGCGCTGCTGGATCATGAGAACCTGCGCGTGGTCACCAACAACCTGAACGTCGCCAACACCCTGATGCAGAAAGACGATTTCCGCATTATTCTCGCGGGCGGCGAACTGCGCAGCCGCGACGGCGGGATTATCGGCGAAGCGACCCTCGACTTTATCTCTCAGTTCCGCCTCGATTTTGGCATTCTCGGGATCAGCGGCATCGACAGCGACGGCTCGCTGCTGGAGTTTGATTATCACGAGGTGCGTACCAAGCGCGCGATTATTGAAAACTCACGTCATGTGATGCTGGTGGTAGACCATTCGAAGTTTGGCCGTAATGCGATGGTAAACATGGGCAGCATCAGCATGGTGGATGCGGTGTATACAGACGTGATGCCGCCAGCGGGCGTGATGCAGGTGATTAAAGATAATAATTTGCAGCTGGAATTGTGCTAG
- the glpG gene encoding rhomboid family intramembrane serine protease GlpG: protein MLMITSFTNPRVAQAFVDYMATQGVILTIQQHTQTDVWLADESQAGRVNEELARFLENPGDPRYLAASWQSGQTGSGLHYRRFPFFATVRERAGPFTLLLMAACIVVFIIMNVVGDQSVMIALAWPYDPSLEFDVWRYFTHALMHFSVMHILFNLLWWWYLGGIVEKRLGSGKLIVITIISALLSGYVQHKFSGPWFGGLSGVVYALMGYVWLRGERDPESGIYLQRGLITFALIWLIAGWFDLFGMSIANGAHVTGLVVGLAMAFADTLHARKRT, encoded by the coding sequence ATGTTGATGATCACCTCTTTTACCAACCCGCGTGTCGCCCAGGCGTTTGTCGACTACATGGCGACGCAGGGTGTTATTCTGACCATCCAGCAACATACTCAGACCGATGTCTGGCTGGCCGACGAGAGCCAGGCAGGGCGGGTAAACGAGGAGCTGGCGCGTTTTCTTGAGAACCCCGGCGACCCGCGCTATCTGGCTGCCAGCTGGCAATCTGGCCAGACGGGCAGTGGGTTGCATTATCGTCGTTTTCCTTTCTTTGCCACCGTGCGTGAACGTGCTGGGCCGTTTACGCTACTGCTGATGGCGGCCTGTATTGTCGTCTTTATCATTATGAACGTGGTGGGTGACCAGAGCGTGATGATCGCTCTGGCGTGGCCGTACGACCCTTCTCTGGAGTTTGATGTCTGGCGCTACTTTACCCACGCGCTGATGCACTTCTCGGTGATGCACATCCTCTTTAACCTGCTGTGGTGGTGGTATCTCGGCGGTATCGTTGAGAAGCGGCTCGGCAGCGGCAAGCTGATCGTTATCACCATTATTAGCGCCCTGCTGAGCGGCTATGTGCAGCATAAATTCAGCGGTCCGTGGTTCGGTGGGCTGTCTGGCGTGGTATACGCCCTGATGGGCTACGTCTGGCTTCGCGGGGAGCGCGACCCGGAAAGCGGCATCTATTTGCAACGCGGGCTCATAACCTTTGCGTTAATATGGCTAATTGCCGGATGGTTTGATCTGTTTGGTATGTCTATCGCCAATGGTGCACACGTCACTGGCCTGGTTGTCGGGTTGGCAATGGCCTTTGCCGACACGCTCCATGCGCGAAAACGAACATAA
- the glpE gene encoding thiosulfate sulfurtransferase GlpE: protein MDQFECINVEEAHQKMHQGTAVLVDIRDPQSFAMGHTPGAFHLTNDTLGAFMRDNDFDTPVMVMCYHGNSSKGAAQYLLQQGYDAVYSVDGGFDAWHRHFPAEVEYAFER, encoded by the coding sequence ATGGATCAGTTTGAATGTATTAACGTAGAAGAAGCCCATCAGAAAATGCACCAGGGAACGGCGGTGCTGGTGGACATCCGCGATCCGCAGAGTTTTGCGATGGGCCACACGCCGGGCGCGTTCCACCTTACCAACGACACGCTGGGCGCGTTTATGCGCGATAACGACTTCGACACACCGGTGATGGTCATGTGCTACCACGGCAACAGCAGTAAAGGTGCGGCGCAGTACCTGCTTCAGCAGGGTTATGATGCGGTATACAGCGTCGACGGCGGATTCGATGCCTGGCATCGCCATTTCCCGGCAGAAGTTGAGTACGCGTTTGAGCGCTGA
- the glpD gene encoding glycerol-3-phosphate dehydrogenase produces the protein METKDLIVIGGGINGAGIAVDAAGRGLSVLMLEANDLACATSSASSKLIHGGLRYLEHYEFRLVSEALAEREVLLKMAPHLAIPMRFRLPHRPHLRPAWMIRIGLFMYDHLGKRTSLPGSNGLRFGSESVLKPEIVRGFEYSDCWVDDARLVLANAQMVVKKGGEVKTRTRATSARRENGLWIVDAEDIDTGEKFSWKARGLVNATGPWVKQFFDEGMHLPSPYGIRLIKGSHIVVPRVHTQKQAYILQNEDKRIVFVIPWMDEFSIIGTTDVEYKGDPKNVEIDESEVNYLLKVYNAHFKKQLSRNDVVWTYSGVRPLCDDESDSPQAITRDYTLDIHDVDGQAPLLSVFGGKLTTYRKLAEHALEKLVPYYKGIGPAWTKGAVLPGGDIGDNRDDYAAKLRRRYPFITEGMARHYARTYGSNTEWILGEAKEIADLGEHFGHELYEAELRYLVEHEWVRRLDDAIWRRTKEGMWLDAEQQSRVAQWLLQNAGKRELSLAS, from the coding sequence ATGGAAACCAAAGATCTGATTGTGATAGGCGGTGGCATCAACGGTGCCGGTATTGCGGTCGATGCCGCAGGACGCGGATTATCCGTACTGATGCTGGAAGCTAACGATCTCGCCTGCGCGACGTCGTCCGCCAGCTCCAAACTGATTCACGGTGGCCTGCGCTACCTGGAACACTACGAATTCCGCCTGGTCAGCGAAGCGCTGGCTGAACGTGAAGTATTGTTGAAAATGGCACCGCATCTGGCGATTCCGATGCGTTTCCGTCTGCCCCATCGCCCGCATCTGCGTCCGGCCTGGATGATCCGAATCGGTCTGTTTATGTACGATCACCTGGGTAAACGCACCAGTCTGCCGGGTTCGAACGGTTTGCGTTTTGGTTCAGAATCGGTCCTTAAACCTGAAATCGTGCGCGGATTCGAATATTCCGACTGCTGGGTGGACGATGCGCGTCTGGTTCTGGCGAACGCACAGATGGTGGTGAAGAAAGGCGGCGAGGTGAAAACCCGCACCCGCGCGACCTCTGCTCGTCGTGAAAACGGTCTGTGGATTGTCGACGCGGAAGACATCGATACCGGCGAGAAATTCAGCTGGAAAGCACGCGGCCTGGTCAACGCCACCGGTCCGTGGGTGAAACAGTTCTTTGACGAAGGCATGCACCTACCTTCACCGTACGGTATTCGCCTGATCAAAGGCAGCCATATTGTGGTGCCGCGCGTACATACTCAGAAGCAGGCTTATATTCTGCAGAACGAAGATAAACGCATCGTGTTTGTGATCCCGTGGATGGACGAGTTTTCGATTATCGGCACCACCGACGTGGAGTACAAAGGCGATCCGAAAAACGTTGAGATCGACGAGAGCGAGGTCAACTACCTGCTGAAAGTGTATAACGCGCACTTTAAGAAACAGCTGTCTCGTAATGATGTGGTCTGGACTTACTCCGGCGTGCGTCCGCTGTGCGATGACGAATCGGATTCACCGCAGGCCATCACCCGCGACTATACGCTTGATATTCACGACGTAGATGGGCAGGCACCGCTGCTGTCGGTGTTTGGCGGCAAACTCACCACTTATCGTAAGCTGGCCGAGCACGCGCTGGAAAAACTGGTGCCGTACTATAAAGGCATTGGTCCGGCATGGACCAAAGGTGCCGTGCTCCCTGGCGGAGATATCGGGGATAACCGCGATGATTATGCCGCGAAGCTGCGTCGCCGCTATCCGTTCATCACCGAAGGGATGGCACGCCATTATGCCCGTACTTACGGTAGCAACACGGAGTGGATCCTGGGTGAAGCCAAAGAGATTGCCGATCTGGGCGAACATTTCGGCCATGAACTGTACGAAGCCGAGTTGCGTTATCTGGTTGAACACGAGTGGGTGCGCCGCCTGGATGACGCCATCTGGCGTCGTACTAAAGAAGGGATGTGGCTGGATGCCGAGCAGCAGTCTCGCGTGGCGCAGTGGTTACTGCAAAATGCGGGGAAGCGTGAGCTGTCGCTAGCGTCCTGA
- the glgP gene encoding glycogen phosphorylase, which translates to MNAPFSYSSPTLSVEALKHSIAYKLMFTIGKDPVIANKHEWLNATLFAVRDRLVERWLRSNRAQLSQETRQVYYLSMEFLIGRTLSNALLSLGIYDDVKNALEEMGLDLEELIDEENDPGLGNGGLGRLAACFLDSLATLALPGRGYGIRYDYGMFKQNIVDGRQKESPDYWLEYGNPWEFKRHNTRYKVRFGGRIQQEGKKSRWVETEEILAVAYDQIIPGYDTDATNTLRLWSAQASSEINLGKFNQGDYFAAVEDKNHSENVSRVLYPDDSTYSGRELRLRQEYFLVSSTIQDILSRHYQLHKTYANLAEKTAIHLNDTHPVLSIPELMRLLIDEHKFSWDDAFEVTCQVFSYTNHTLMSEALETWPVDMLGKILPRHLQIIFEINDYFLKTLQEQYPNDTGLLSRTSIIDESNGRRVRMAWLAVVISHKVNGVSELHSNLMVQSLFADFAKIFPTRFCNVTNGVTPRRWLALANQPLSEVLDENIGRTWRTDLSQLSELEQHIDFPTVNKAVREAKLLNKKRLSVYLALHLNVVANPKALFDVQIKRIHEYKRQLMNVLHVITHYNRIKADPTAEWVPRVKIFAGKAASAYYMAKHIIHLINDVAKVVNLDPEIGDKLKVVFIPNYSVSLAQLIIPAADLSEQISTAGTEASGTSNMKFALNGALTIGTLDGANVEMLEHVGADNIFIFGNTTEEVEALRKQGYSPRKYYEEDEELRQVLTQIATGVFSPDEPGRYRDLVDSLINFGDHYQVLADYRSYVDCQDKVDELYRQQEKWTIAAMHNIANMGYFSSDRTIKEYAETIWHIDPVRL; encoded by the coding sequence ATGAATGCACCTTTTAGCTACTCTTCACCCACACTCAGCGTTGAGGCGTTAAAGCACTCTATCGCCTACAAGCTGATGTTTACCATCGGGAAAGATCCGGTCATCGCGAACAAACACGAGTGGCTGAACGCCACCCTGTTTGCCGTGCGTGACCGTTTAGTTGAACGTTGGCTGCGCTCCAACCGTGCCCAGCTCTCACAGGAAACGCGTCAGGTTTATTACCTGTCGATGGAATTTTTGATTGGCCGCACACTTTCCAATGCGCTGTTGTCGCTCGGTATTTATGACGACGTCAAAAACGCCCTGGAAGAGATGGGGTTAGATTTAGAAGAACTGATTGACGAAGAGAATGACCCGGGTCTCGGTAACGGCGGCCTGGGACGCCTTGCAGCCTGCTTCCTGGATTCGCTGGCGACTCTGGCGCTGCCGGGTCGTGGTTACGGTATTCGCTATGACTACGGCATGTTCAAACAGAACATCGTCGACGGACGTCAGAAAGAGTCGCCGGACTACTGGCTGGAATATGGCAACCCCTGGGAGTTCAAGCGTCACAATACGCGCTACAAAGTGCGCTTCGGTGGACGTATCCAACAGGAAGGGAAAAAATCCCGCTGGGTGGAAACCGAAGAGATCCTGGCCGTGGCCTATGACCAGATCATCCCGGGCTACGACACTGACGCCACCAACACGCTGCGCCTGTGGAGCGCCCAGGCCAGTAGCGAAATTAACCTCGGTAAATTCAACCAGGGTGACTACTTCGCGGCGGTGGAAGATAAAAACCACTCCGAGAACGTGTCCCGTGTCCTTTACCCGGATGACTCAACCTACTCCGGGCGTGAGCTGCGCCTGCGCCAGGAGTATTTCCTGGTGTCCTCGACGATTCAGGATATCCTGAGCCGTCACTACCAGCTGCACAAAACCTACGCCAACCTGGCGGAGAAAACCGCGATTCACCTCAACGACACCCACCCGGTGCTCTCCATTCCTGAGCTGATGCGCCTGCTGATCGACGAACATAAGTTCAGCTGGGATGATGCGTTTGAAGTGACCTGTCAGGTGTTCTCATACACCAACCACACGCTGATGAGCGAAGCGCTGGAAACCTGGCCGGTGGATATGCTCGGCAAAATCCTGCCGCGCCATCTGCAGATCATCTTTGAGATTAACGATTACTTCCTCAAGACGTTGCAGGAGCAGTACCCGAACGATACCGGCCTGCTGAGTCGTACGTCGATCATTGATGAGTCGAACGGCCGCCGTGTGCGCATGGCCTGGCTGGCGGTGGTGATCAGCCACAAGGTTAACGGAGTGTCCGAGTTGCACTCAAACCTGATGGTGCAGTCGCTGTTTGCTGACTTCGCGAAGATCTTCCCGACACGTTTTTGCAATGTGACCAACGGCGTGACGCCACGACGCTGGCTGGCGCTGGCCAATCAGCCGCTCTCTGAGGTGCTGGATGAGAATATCGGTCGCACCTGGCGTACCGATTTGAGCCAGCTGAGCGAGCTGGAACAGCACATTGATTTCCCGACGGTCAACAAAGCCGTGCGTGAAGCCAAGCTGCTGAACAAAAAGCGTTTGTCAGTATATCTTGCACTACACCTGAACGTAGTCGCCAACCCGAAAGCGCTGTTCGATGTGCAGATCAAGCGCATCCATGAGTACAAACGTCAGCTCATGAACGTGCTGCATGTGATCACCCATTACAACCGCATCAAGGCCGACCCTACGGCTGAGTGGGTGCCACGGGTGAAGATCTTTGCCGGCAAGGCGGCTTCCGCCTACTACATGGCCAAGCATATCATTCACCTCATCAATGATGTGGCGAAGGTGGTCAACCTGGATCCGGAAATTGGTGACAAGCTGAAGGTGGTGTTCATCCCGAACTACAGCGTCAGTCTGGCGCAGCTGATCATCCCGGCGGCGGATCTCTCTGAGCAGATTTCCACGGCAGGTACCGAAGCGTCCGGTACCAGTAACATGAAGTTTGCCCTTAACGGCGCGCTGACCATTGGTACGCTGGACGGGGCGAATGTCGAGATGCTGGAGCATGTCGGTGCAGATAACATCTTTATCTTCGGTAACACAACGGAAGAGGTCGAAGCGCTGCGTAAGCAGGGTTACTCGCCGCGTAAATATTACGAAGAGGATGAAGAGCTACGCCAGGTATTGACGCAAATCGCCACCGGCGTGTTTAGCCCTGACGAGCCTGGCCGCTATCGTGACCTGGTAGATTCGCTGATTAACTTTGGCGATCACTATCAGGTGCTGGCGGATTATCGCAGCTACGTGGATTGTCAGGATAAAGTAGACGAACTGTACCGGCAGCAGGAGAAATGGACCATTGCCGCGATGCACAACATCGCCAATATGGGGTATTTCTCGTCAGACAGGACCATCAAAGAGTATGCCGAGACGATCTGGCATATTGATCCGGTGAGGTTGTAA
- the glgA gene encoding glycogen synthase GlgA has translation MQVLHVCSEMFPLLKTGGLADVLGALPAAQIAGGVDTRVLLPAFPDIRRGIPDAKVVTRRETFAGRITLLFGHYNGVGIYLIDAPHLYDRPGSPYHDTNLFAYPDNVLRFALLGWVGAEMATGLDPFWRPDVVHAHDWHAGLAPAYLAARGHPARSVFTVHNLAYQGMYYAHHMHEIDLPLSFYNMHGLEFNGQISFLKAGLYYADHITAVSPTYAREITQPEFGYGLEGLLRQRHREGRLSGILNGVDEKIWSPETDLLLASRYGRDSVEDKAENKRQLQIAMGLKVNDKVPLFAVVSRLTSQKGLDLVLEALPGLLEQGGQLALLGAGDPVLQEGFLAAAAEHPGQVGVQIGYHEAFSHRIMGGADVILVPSRFEPCGLTQLYGLKYGTLPLVRRTGGLADTVSDSSLENLADGIASGFVFEDSNAWSLLRAIRRAFVLWSRPSLWRYVQRQAMSMDFSWHVAAQSYRDLYQRLM, from the coding sequence ATGCAGGTTTTACACGTATGTTCTGAGATGTTCCCGTTGTTAAAAACGGGCGGCCTGGCGGATGTTCTTGGTGCATTACCGGCGGCGCAAATCGCCGGAGGGGTGGATACCCGAGTCCTGCTGCCCGCATTTCCGGATATCCGGCGTGGTATTCCTGATGCAAAAGTGGTGACGCGTCGTGAGACTTTTGCCGGGCGCATCACCCTGCTGTTTGGACATTACAACGGCGTTGGGATCTACCTGATTGACGCGCCGCACTTATACGACAGGCCCGGGAGTCCGTATCACGACACCAACCTGTTTGCTTACCCGGACAACGTACTGCGCTTTGCGTTGCTCGGCTGGGTCGGTGCAGAAATGGCGACGGGGCTGGATCCGTTCTGGCGTCCGGATGTGGTGCACGCGCACGACTGGCACGCCGGGCTTGCCCCGGCGTATCTGGCCGCGCGCGGCCACCCGGCCAGGTCAGTCTTTACCGTGCATAACCTGGCATATCAGGGGATGTACTATGCCCATCACATGCATGAAATCGATCTGCCATTGTCGTTCTATAACATGCACGGGCTGGAGTTTAACGGGCAGATCTCGTTCCTGAAAGCCGGGCTTTACTATGCCGATCATATTACCGCCGTGAGCCCGACTTACGCCCGGGAAATTACCCAGCCGGAGTTTGGTTATGGTCTGGAAGGGCTACTGCGACAGCGGCATCGTGAAGGGCGCCTGTCGGGTATTTTGAACGGTGTGGATGAAAAGATCTGGAGCCCGGAAACCGATCTCCTGCTGGCGTCGCGCTATGGCCGTGATTCGGTCGAGGACAAAGCCGAAAACAAGCGCCAGCTGCAAATTGCCATGGGTCTGAAGGTGAACGACAAAGTCCCGTTGTTCGCCGTGGTCAGCCGTCTGACCAGCCAGAAAGGGCTGGATCTGGTGCTGGAAGCGCTGCCTGGTTTACTGGAACAGGGAGGGCAACTGGCTCTGCTCGGCGCGGGCGACCCGGTATTGCAGGAAGGTTTTCTGGCTGCGGCGGCGGAACATCCCGGTCAGGTTGGGGTGCAGATTGGCTATCACGAGGCGTTTTCGCACCGCATTATGGGCGGCGCGGACGTCATCCTGGTGCCAAGCCGTTTCGAACCCTGCGGCCTGACGCAACTCTACGGCCTGAAATACGGCACGTTACCGCTGGTGCGTCGCACGGGTGGGCTGGCTGACACGGTTTCCGACAGCTCTCTGGAAAACCTGGCGGACGGTATCGCCAGCGGGTTTGTGTTTGAAGACAGTAATGCCTGGTCGTTGTTACGGGCGATTCGGCGTGCTTTTGTTTTATGGTCCCGGCCTTCCTTGTGGCGTTATGTTCAGCGCCAGGCGATGAGCATGGACTTTAGCTGGCACGTTGCGGCGCAGTCATACCGCGATCTTTATCAACGCTTGATGTAA
- the glgC gene encoding glucose-1-phosphate adenylyltransferase produces MVRLEKNDPLMLARQLPLKTVALILAGGRGTRLKDLTIKRAKPAVHFGGKFRIIDFALSNCLNSGIRRIGVITQYQSHTLVQHIQRGWSFFSEEMNEFVDLLPAQQRVHGENWYRGTADAVTQNLDIIRRYNAEYIVILAGDHIYKQDYSHMLIDHVEKGARCTVACLPVPVAEATAFGVMHVDADDKIIDFVEKPANPPTMPGDDTKSLASMGIYVFDADYLYELLEEDDKDENSSHDFGKDIIPKITQAGMAYAHPFPLSCVQSDPNAEPYWRDVGTLEAYWKANLDLASVTPELDMYDQNWPIRTHMESLPPAKFVQDRSGSHGMTLNSLVSGGCIISGSVVVQSVLFPRVRINSFCNIDSAVLLPDVWVGRSCRLRRCVIDRACVIPEGMVIGENAEEDARRFYRSEEGIVLVTREMLRKLQIKQER; encoded by the coding sequence ATGGTTAGATTAGAGAAGAACGATCCCTTAATGTTGGCACGCCAGCTACCATTAAAAACGGTTGCCCTGATACTCGCTGGTGGGCGTGGTACCCGTCTGAAAGATTTGACCATCAAACGCGCCAAGCCGGCTGTTCACTTTGGTGGTAAGTTCCGTATCATTGATTTCGCACTCTCCAATTGCCTCAACTCTGGCATCCGCCGCATTGGCGTCATTACGCAGTATCAATCACACACGCTGGTGCAGCATATCCAGCGTGGCTGGTCCTTCTTCAGCGAAGAGATGAATGAGTTTGTCGATCTTCTTCCGGCCCAGCAGCGCGTTCACGGCGAAAACTGGTACCGGGGCACGGCGGATGCGGTGACGCAAAACCTTGATATCATTCGTCGTTATAACGCGGAATACATCGTGATCCTCGCCGGGGATCATATTTACAAGCAAGACTACTCCCACATGCTCATCGACCATGTCGAAAAAGGGGCGCGTTGCACCGTGGCGTGTTTGCCGGTGCCCGTTGCTGAAGCGACGGCATTTGGCGTAATGCACGTGGATGCGGACGACAAAATTATCGACTTCGTCGAAAAACCTGCAAACCCACCGACCATGCCGGGAGATGATACGAAGTCACTCGCCAGTATGGGGATCTATGTCTTTGATGCAGATTACCTTTATGAACTGCTCGAAGAAGACGACAAAGACGAAAACTCCAGCCATGACTTTGGCAAAGATATCATCCCGAAAATTACGCAAGCTGGCATGGCGTATGCACATCCCTTCCCGTTGTCCTGCGTGCAATCCGACCCAAATGCGGAACCTTACTGGCGCGATGTGGGAACGCTGGAGGCGTACTGGAAGGCGAACCTCGACCTGGCTTCGGTGACCCCTGAGCTGGATATGTACGATCAGAACTGGCCGATTCGTACTCATATGGAATCGCTGCCGCCAGCCAAATTCGTTCAGGACCGTTCAGGTAGCCACGGTATGACACTGAACTCGCTGGTCTCTGGCGGATGCATTATTTCAGGGTCGGTGGTGGTGCAGTCAGTGCTGTTCCCCCGCGTGCGGATAAATTCATTCTGTAATATTGATTCGGCAGTCTTATTGCCGGATGTCTGGGTAGGACGTTCGTGTCGCCTGCGTCGTTGCGTTATCGACCGCGCCTGTGTCATTCCTGAGGGGATGGTCATTGGTGAAAATGCGGAAGAAGACGCGCGTCGCTTCTACCGTTCGGAAGAGGGAATCGTGTTAGTAACACGGGAAATGTTGCGGAAGCTGCAGATCAAACAGGAGCGATGA
- the glgX gene encoding glycogen debranching protein GlgX — MTQLTAGQPEPLGASFDGKGVNFTLFSAHAERVELCVFDGEGNEHRYDLPSRTGDTWHGYLAGGRPGMHYGFRVHGPWEPAQGHWFNPAKLLIDPCAHRVDGEFKDDPIFHVGYGEPDHRDSAHVVPKSVVVHDLYDWEDDAPPATPWGNTVIYEAHVKGLTYLHPSIPKEMRGTYKALSHPTMIAYLKHLGITALELLPVAHFASEPRLQRLGLSNYWGYNPLAMFALEPRYAVHPEKARDEFRDAVKALHAAGIEVILDVVLNHSAESDLDGPTLSMRGIDNRSYYWIRQGGDYENWTGCGNTLNLSHPAVTHFAYECLKYWVETFHVDGFRFDLAPVMGRMPAFSQQAPLFEAIKNCPVLSQVKLIAEPWDIGEGGYQVGNFPPLFAEWNDHYRDAARRFWLERNLSLGEFAGRFAASSDLFKRDGKRPSATVNLLTAHDGFTLRDCVCFNQKHNEANGEENRDGTNNNHSFNHGIEGLGGSLDVIERRRASVHALLTTLLLSQGTPMLLAGDEHGHSQHGNNNAYCQDNTLTWLDWGEANSGLIHFTAALIHLRQQIPALTTDRWWEEGDGNVRWLNKDAQPLSAQEWQHGVPRLQILLSDKWLVTLNATDDVAEIVLPEGEWRAVPPFAGADNPVVMAVWHGPAHGVCVFQR; from the coding sequence ATGACGCAGCTTACGGCAGGTCAACCCGAACCGCTCGGGGCGAGTTTTGACGGAAAGGGTGTGAATTTCACCCTCTTTTCTGCTCACGCTGAGCGGGTAGAACTGTGTGTTTTTGACGGTGAGGGTAACGAGCACCGTTACGATTTACCGTCGCGCACGGGGGATACCTGGCACGGTTACCTGGCCGGAGGACGGCCAGGTATGCACTATGGTTTTCGCGTTCATGGTCCGTGGGAACCTGCGCAAGGGCACTGGTTTAACCCTGCAAAGCTGTTGATTGATCCGTGTGCGCACCGCGTGGACGGTGAGTTTAAAGACGACCCGATTTTCCATGTTGGTTATGGTGAGCCTGACCATCGCGACAGTGCCCATGTGGTGCCAAAAAGCGTGGTAGTGCACGATCTCTATGACTGGGAGGACGATGCGCCACCGGCCACGCCGTGGGGCAACACCGTCATTTACGAGGCCCATGTCAAAGGGCTGACGTATCTGCATCCGTCCATCCCCAAAGAGATGCGCGGCACCTACAAGGCGCTTAGCCATCCGACCATGATCGCCTACCTGAAACACCTCGGCATCACCGCTCTTGAACTGCTACCCGTCGCCCATTTTGCCAGCGAGCCGCGTCTGCAGCGGCTGGGGTTGAGCAACTACTGGGGTTACAACCCGCTGGCGATGTTCGCGCTCGAACCCCGCTATGCCGTCCATCCGGAAAAAGCGCGGGACGAGTTTCGCGATGCGGTGAAAGCGCTCCATGCTGCGGGAATTGAAGTCATTCTGGATGTGGTGCTGAACCACAGCGCAGAAAGCGATCTCGATGGTCCAACGCTCTCCATGCGCGGAATTGATAACCGTAGCTATTATTGGATCAGGCAGGGTGGCGATTACGAGAACTGGACCGGCTGCGGTAACACGCTCAATCTCAGCCATCCGGCGGTCACGCATTTTGCTTATGAATGCCTGAAATACTGGGTGGAAACGTTCCACGTGGACGGTTTTCGTTTCGACCTGGCACCCGTGATGGGACGCATGCCGGCGTTCAGCCAGCAGGCGCCGCTGTTTGAGGCGATAAAAAACTGTCCGGTGCTCTCGCAGGTCAAGCTCATCGCCGAGCCGTGGGACATCGGTGAAGGAGGCTATCAGGTCGGGAATTTCCCGCCGCTGTTTGCCGAGTGGAACGATCACTATCGCGATGCCGCGCGCCGCTTCTGGCTGGAGCGAAATCTCTCGCTGGGGGAATTTGCCGGGCGCTTTGCCGCGTCAAGCGATCTCTTTAAGCGCGACGGTAAGCGACCGTCGGCCACCGTCAACCTGTTGACGGCGCACGACGGTTTTACGCTCAGGGACTGCGTTTGTTTCAATCAGAAACACAATGAGGCGAACGGCGAAGAGAATCGCGATGGCACTAACAATAACCATAGCTTCAATCATGGTATAGAAGGGTTAGGCGGAAGCCTTGACGTTATCGAGCGGCGGCGCGCCAGCGTTCATGCGCTGCTGACAACGCTTCTGTTGTCGCAGGGGACACCGATGCTGCTGGCGGGCGATGAGCACGGCCACAGCCAGCACGGTAACAACAATGCGTATTGCCAGGACAACACCTTAACCTGGCTTGACTGGGGGGAGGCGAACAGCGGGCTGATCCATTTTACCGCTGCGCTGATCCACCTTCGCCAGCAAATCCCGGCCCTGACCACCGACCGCTGGTGGGAAGAGGGGGACGGAAACGTTCGCTGGTTGAATAAAGACGCGCAACCACTAAGCGCGCAAGAGTGGCAACACGGTGTACCACGGCTGCAAATCCTGCTTTCGGATAAATGGCTGGTTACGCTGAACGCGACGGATGATGTCGCAGAGATTGTTTTACCTGAAGGGGAATGGCGCGCCGTTCCCCCCTTTGCCGGAGCGGATAATCCGGTAGTAATGGCTGTCTGGCACGGGCCTGCGCACGGAGTGTGTGTATTCCAAAGATGA